A stretch of DNA from Cannabis sativa cultivar Pink pepper isolate KNU-18-1 chromosome X, ASM2916894v1, whole genome shotgun sequence:
TAATTTTTTGCATAATTTAAATTACTAATAAATGTTATATTGACTctcaaaaagataaaaaaaataccacttttattaattaattaattaaatttagctctgattttatatttaattgaaatatacctctttttatatgtattgtacccaaaataccctgacataagatagtatcttgaagtgacggggcgaaattggtacaatatttaaaaaaagaagtaaaaatgatagactttaaaaaagagactaaaaataaaagaggacaatataaaaaaggtatagAATGTAATTTTCTCAAAAGTATATtggatatttttctatttagcAAGAgatcgataaaaaaaaaaaggttaataaatcatatttcaacaACCCTTTCATTACTGTTGCTAGCTAAATAGTGGAAAGTTGCAAGCTAACTAGTTGAAAAGGTGGGCATGTTGATGTAGTCGTCATTTGCCTGGTGTGCTAAAGTATGAATGAATTAATTCTCCACATTTTGATTGAGTGTCCTTTAGCCAAAGTTTGTTAACAACGGGTTGATGGGGCTATTTCCAACCTTTCGGTCATAGATTTGTCAGGATGATTTTATCAACTGGTCATAGGATTTTTGAAGACTTTGGTTTGTCATGTTGCGATGATTTGTTGGTCTCTTTGGAAAGCAAGAAATTGACTTGTTTGACAAAGTAAAATTCTGCTGCAAATGGAGTGGTGGTTTCTGTATTGTCTAACTTTAATCAATGGATGATCGCTCACTAAAATTCTGCAAACACAATGAATTCCAGTTCTTGTGTTCATGTGAAGCATTGGTCGGTTTccagtattgatatgattaaagTCAATGTAGATTCCTCTATCACGTCTGGGCCTTTTTATTTTGGGATTGGAAGGTTGGCCCGTCATCATCATAGAGTTGTCCTTTATCATTGCTCTAAACAATTGCATGATCATGCCTCTCTTTTTTTGGCGAAGGCAATTGGGTTGAAAGAAACTTTGAGCTGGATCAAAGAACAGGACCTAGATCAAGTTGTTGTTGAGTCGGATTGTAAAAGCATCATTGATGCTCTGTATAGTTCGACTCAGTTATTATCTCATTTTGGTTTAGTTATTTTTGATTATTATACTTTAATCTCTGATCTTAATAatgttttttgtgtttttattaAACGATCTGGGAACAAGTCAGTCAATTGTTTGGCGACTGTCGCTTGTTCTTTCCCAAGTCGTGGCTATGGTGAGGGTTTGTCCCTACTATTTTTCAAACTATTTTAGTAGATAATTTGTCCGATCATGAATAAAATACATTtctttttgtcaaaaaaaaaaatacaaaactattttaatttttttatttctaaaatgaaattttgaacaaataaaaaaacactTATTAAAACTCCAGCTTTGAAGACAGACCCAAAACTCAGCCAGCCTCACCAAATTTCTCTCACCTTAATTTCTCATTctttgaaaacaaaaataaaaataaaatttacccAACAAATGTTTGTATTCAAGTTTTAGacctaaatataaaaatacataaaatataaatgGATTATAATTGATTTGGTTTCAAAACTAAacaaatatctttatatattaaaagtgcctatctaacggcaattcttggtttaacgggaattcttggtttaacgattcttttattttttttaacccaaaaataaataatttttattttttttaacggGTTCTTTTAACGCCGTCaactttttttcttataaaaatatatcaatCGTAGCTCTGTTTGCTCTGTTTATTTACATAAATGAATTGTTTCAGTCTGACGAGCTGCCATGTACCCGAATCCAACCCGACCGCCGATGGTTTGGTACGCAATTGTCCTACttttgtatatttataatcatggcGCACTGGCAGTTTTCGGGTACTGTCTTTCTTGTTATAGAATACAGTATTGGGCTTAGATAAAGTGAGAAATTGGGTTCTGGGTACTTACCGAAATTGTTGTTTGTGCTTTGTGGAAGTACTTACTCTTCCCTGTGAAGAGTTCATTATATTTGGATACCAGTTATTGTGCGAAGGAattgtgttttttaatttttattttgcattttaTAGGAAATACCCGTGTTGTAAATCAGAAGGAGCTCGAGTTTTTCCGTGAAGAACTTCAAAGCCGAATGTCGAATAACTATAATGTTATTTTGAAGGAGAGAAAACTGCCTTTGTCTCTCTTGAATGATCACCACAAGGTACGAATGATGCCTTTCTCTAGCATTATTTTTCATTCTGTGAGGGCATTGTAAGATAGCCATTGCCTTTTTGAGGTATACTAATGGTAATGTTTAGATTTTCTATAGTAACATTATATAGCAGTATATATTTAACATAATTTTGCTCTTTTGATATTTGTGAAGCAAGCGAGAGTTCATCTGCTCGACAGAGAGCCCTTTCAGGATGCTTTTGGACCAAAGACTAAGAGGAAGCGACCAAGACTCTTAGCTGCTGATTATGATTCTTTACTCAAGAAAGCTGATGGTTCCCAGGGTAATTATTGCTATAAGCATTCTACTCTTTATTAGATTCTATTAAGTACTGATTGCTTTTCCTTTCATTTgaggataatttttttttgtggtaATGTGTAGATGCTTTTGAGGAGAAGCATGGTGATGATGTCAATGTTGACGAAGGTGAAGGGGATGGATTCAGAGACCTGGTTCGACATAATATGTTTGAGAAGGGTCAAAGTAAACGTATTTGGGGTGAACTCTACAAAGTGATAGATACTTCGGATGTTGTTGTCCAGGTGTGTGTACTTCACTCTAGATTGTTAACTTAATTTGATTTTAATTCAATTAGTGATGTAGAAGCATTGCCAGTTAGTTTAGTGCCAGTTCCTGCTTATTAGTGATGTAGAAGCATCATCAGTAAATCACTGTATCTTAGTGTACTATATTAGATAGTTTTCTGCTGTCCTACCATATATGATCATCTTAAAAAATTGCTAATTCACTAttgaatgatttttttatccttcattctttctctaaatttccttctcatttttcattttacagGTTTTGGATGCGAGGGACCCACAAGGAACAAGTGTCACCACTTAGAAAGGCATTTGAAAGAGCACTGCAAACACAAAAACATGattcttttgttaaacaatagGTCTGTTTCTCATCTCgtgttcctttttttttttattattattaaattcccCTGTAACTTCTTAAAATATTAATAGTTGGTCTCCTCAGTGTGACTTGATTCCTGCATGGGCAACAAAAGGATGGCTGAGCTTGATTcccctgtttttttttttttaaatatgaatTTGAATTAAAGTAATATACgtgtatattaaataaatataaatatacatgtgTTTcctatttaaaagttatttgaatgttattcaaattattgttattattttttatttttttttttaagaaactgaatatttttagttatactCATAAATATCATCATGAAATAAAGAAGcagttttaatttgaaaattgttaattttttgaatttgaacttGGGGATGTGATATTAGGTTAATCATACCTAATATCTCTGCCCGCTCATCTCTTCTTCTCCTCTCTCCATAGATTTGCTCTCAGGTCTCAATTCCATCTCACTGTAATGCAATTTTTAATAATCTCACTTTCATATTTATAATGTTTACATTTAAATAACTAACACTAAAACTCTCTTTCTTTATCATCATCTTCTCCTCTTCTTTCTCAATCAAGGTCAATCCTGAAGCCTCCACTCCAATTTACTCGCTCCGTGGCCTCGACAACTTCAAGTTCTTCTCATTGTCTTTCTACTGGTACTGGTAAGAGTACTCTGTCTTCATTGTCTTTTTACTTCTCAGTTCACAATCAGTTCACCATTCAAGCAGTTGAACCAATGGAAGATTAGGCAGAAGTTGCCATTTTTCTTTTacagtaattttattttatttagtgttAAGACTTTTCTTGGTGCCGAGCTTCTTTCACtttctattgacttgttatctACGGATTTACATGGAGTATTGTATGCAAGTATTTCATATACCCAATTTTCTAGAAGTAAATAATAAgtatcattttattttgatttatatatacctaattatattttaccaacCAATTATAATAGCACAAATATTAATTTGCTAAAACAAATCATTCGTGTAATCATACATTCACATACAAtctaaataagaagaaaaaaaaaagtaaactttACCTAAAACTAACATTTACGTGCCTCGGCACGTAACTCctacctagtatatataaaagGATTATAGTCGATTCATTGCTATGAGACCTGTTATGTCTAGCACCACCATAAAATATtgtctaacaattaattaataattttttataatatttattaaaattagttgCACCAATGATATTAGTATATTACCCTTCTTAAAATGTCTCTCATTATTATTAGGTTGAGAGCTTGACAGGAAACATGATAAACTACTTTCATTTGGTATTTAACCACAATCATCAATTGAGTGTGTATATACTATATTTAAGACCGTTCAATGTAGCAATGAAATTATACTTTAGAATAGAAAGTATTGCTATCCAATTTTTGACTTAAAAACTCGTACAGTTTTCAGCAGACTAACAATAAAAAATGGAGTAACTTATTGAATTGTTCAAGTCTTAAACCTCAAATAACAATATTTCTTCTTTAAAAGGTGTACATCGATCGGTTTAGTAAGTTAACGTTACATTTTATTTAGAGAAAATTGCATTGTATAcccattttactttatttactttaattttttattaatgaaaacaaaaaagaagTATTACTCaacttatctatttttttaacCTAATATAAAAATCGAGTTacaaaaatttaagtgcaacccgcccaattaagaaaaaaaaaattcaacccACCATTGATCGATTTagtcgggttaacccgtccaaaccgagcactaatgtttatttttatttttttacattcaattgttatattttaattattgtgaTAATgagataaatataaaaattgaatttaaagttcaaatcatccgctataaaacaaatatagtaatttgaattttctatttttttataaatatatatatataaattattcaaaaaaaaaaaaaactctctcaGTTAGGTTAGTCGGGTTAGTTCGGGTTAATTGGACggattaatattattttcaaccCACTCAATATAAACATTAGGCGGGTTGAgcagtttaaaaaaatttatgtacACCCCTCAATGGCAATATAAGAACCTCTCTTTGAGATCTGGGGACAAcaagaattaaaaaattaatgactGCAACATTGGCTGCTTCTGATTTCTACTATGTTCTCATTAACATCTCAACAAAAGATCAATAACACCCTAAACAGCCTATTCATATTGGTAATCTAGTTCAGGTTACTTTGCATTTGGTTCTCAACAAAACACAAGCCAATGGTGTTCTAGTTGGAATCTGCTATGAAAAATTTGAACCAGATGACCCCCCACTGTCCCATGATGTTACACTGTTTTTCAATAGTTGTCTTATAATTCTGTGTCCCCAAGATGACAATGGTTTTGTCTTCTTTGTTAAATCAATCATTGAAACCATTCAATCTTTTGGTTCCTGAGACAAGTAATCAATAATAATATCCCAGTGACAAAAGTGACTTCCCTACTATTATAAGCACATCCGGTCTACTATTTGTTAGGCACACTACTATTAACACCAAAACCATCtttgtataaaaaataaaaacaaaatactgTACTAATGTCAAAACTTTTAGAATAAATGTATTTGTTTAAcattaaaaattcttaaatagaagATTGTTTAACAATGATAACAAGACATCTGTTCTTGcatttatcttatattttaGATCACTTGAGTAAACACTTTTCAGCAATTCTAACACAGTAACACTAACACATACCGCAAAGTAATGAGAAACTTGGTAGAAGCATTAAGTATTGAGCTAATGGATAAATGAAACCAGAAACATGGATGAATTTCTCCATGAAAGTAGCAAAACTCCAAAAACAAAAACTCCCTCTTTAAGAACAAATATCGTCTAAATTAAAACAAACGACCTACATAGCGTATTATCCAGAAAATCTCAAAATTGATGACAAAAAGACAACCCCACACTCAGTAACATGGATAGAACTAGTAAAAGAAACCAAGAACCTTGCCTCCAACATTTTTCCTACGAGCCTCCTCGTGATCCATGATTCCGGCGGAGGTAGTCAAAACAATGTAGCCGAACTGCAAGTTTTCACATAAAGAGGAATGTAAGAAAGCTTGTATGAAAGAATGAATGAGACAGACACTCTAAGCTATACAATAAAGAAGATATAACTCTTAATTTGCAGTGTGGCCCTaaacaaaatttcaaaactTCCTAGCATTTCGCAAAACCAAAAATCTACTTTTTCAACAATCCCAAGTTCACAAAATCCCTAAAGTACAAAATATAAATGAACCTGCTCAAGTTGCAAACACATACAATTTAGTAATCATAATTCATAGGATTAGACTAACCTGACGAGATGGAAGCAACCTTGCTGTCCAACCCTCAATCTCCTTGACTCCAATATCAAATCGGGGACTAATGACACCACACTTGTTCAGTCTTCCATTGAGTTCCACCACAATTTTTCCAGAGCGGTGGTCATCAACATATTCAAACTCACCAATGTAACCTATCACAATAAATAGTTTACATTTAAACACAACAGCAATGTAATGAATTAAACGTGTGAAAAAAGCCAAGTTCCGCATATACTTACCATGCTTCTGCATGACGATCAAGAACTTGATGATCACTTTTGAGGAGGGTCTGATCATCACTTGTCTTTTGCCTCTCTTCTCAGCATTGTACATGCTCTTTAAAGCATCATTAAGAACACTGATTCTCACCATGGTAGCTTTGCTTCTGCATATAATAGAATAATATAAATGAGAACCATTCGCAAAAAGAATCACTTTTTTCAACTTGGAAGCATTCactgattattatttttcaaaagggTATCTTTTACACATGAAATcgaataacaattattcataaaataaactaatatgaGATATGAAAATATGGATTCAACCAGATTCAAACTATGACAAAACCAAACAAACAACAATGTCGATTCCAACTTGCTAAAAGCAAAATCATTAACAGAAAAAGAGATTAGGtcggaagaagaagaagaagaagaaactcaCAAGTCTAAAACTGCCGACCGTGGTGGTGTCTGCGCAAAGAAGGAGGAGAGGTTTAGGTATGAAGAAGATGTGTTCCACCGCTGAGAaagaatgaagaagaaagagtgGGAATAAACATAAGGATGTTGCCCTAAAATTAGTGGGCTGGGCTTTTCTATTTACCTGACTGGGCTGGGCTTTTATAAATATATGGGCTGTTGTAATCTGATAaagcaaaaattgaaaaatacctcttttttatattcattaaaattaaaaataccttcgtattatattttattaaaatatacctaGTTTTATCATTAGGTTGCCCAATATACCCCTACTTTCTACTTAagtctagcatataatttacattaatctAAGTGGTCTAATGgggacatcatctataaaagtgggtatatcttaaagaatatgaAAATGGAGGTAAGAATTAAAACAAGTAAGGTAAAGTGGATATACAATGTAATTTGTTCTTTTTTGTGGGGTATGTATTATTATACATCTATTCAAGTTGTTTtctagaattttttattttttgataggAAAAAAGTTATTTTGGAGAGTTTCAATTAGTATTTTTTACCattcaatccaattcaattgtaaaaaaaaaatagatatctaattataattagattggattggatgttaaAAGGTAGAttctaattagattggatcagtTATTAAACTAAATGAAGAGtgatatttagtttatatgcatttttcttcccatttttaagttaatatttaaaaagagaattttcataaatttgaaaaaaattattggagtttactttttaatagcataaataataattgaagaaaatatGGGAACAAAAAGAAATCATTGATCAAAATATgagaaaacaaaatatatataaatgaaattactttaaaaaaatcattgatcaAAATATgggaaaacaaaatatatataaatgaaattactttaaaaaaaaaaatcaaaatttcccCAAACCAACAAACTCGAATTCTCTCTCCTCGTATCACTTTCCAAATCGCAATCTTCCTCTACAATTCTCTCTCAATAATTCAATCTCAAAACCagaaatttcatcatcttttcTCGTGATTTCTCCATAATTGATTGTTGTCAATAGCCTCTAACAAAAAGTTACCATCGTCAATCGTCTTCCCCAGCTACGGTGGCTTCGTTAATTCATGTTGATCATCTTCTTCAGCAACGACTACATGCAACTTAAACGATACATTATTGCTTAGCTAAAAAACTAGAACTTtcaatgtgaaaaaaaaaaaaaaaacctcaaaacAGAGTATATACAACCAACAACTTCTACGACAGTTCACCAAACTCATCAAATCATGTATAtacaataattaacaattaaaattatatatgatcATAATGATTTATTAACTTACGATatgtgtaatatatatattatctgaAAATTGAATtgaaatcaaatttttaaattttaatatataaatacaaacatttaaaaatatttcgacaatatcaataaaataaaatcaattaaattaacaaataaaatacaaaaaaaaaaaacaacaacaacaagcacAACATTATAAGCAGACTTAAAATAATTATGCATTCCTAATTTcctatatataacaataatacAAAATCAGTTATAAAAAATaggaacaaaactgttataataaaataaaaatataataagcaactagttaaaaataatcaaattaataaatagattcggttctaaaaaaataacaaccaTAACTAACGAAATCGATCTGATTACAACAGCTACAACCAAAAGAAACTGGTCTGACAAtataatcataataaaaaaCCAACTCAAACAATGaaatgtaacaaaaataaagaCATATTAAAGAAGTCGGTTATAATAATCAACTTATACTAAAATTCTAATAtaattttgttggaaattattttaccaggatcttagatctactcacaagtatgttgtttaaacaccctaaatatgaactttctaaaacgataaattaaacacatataaagttaagaaaaccttacattgatgcagcggaattaatgtctccttccactcagatctctaacccttgaatcctttctgtagcagagtataatcaagatctgagcctgaatgtccttcttcttcaagtttgatccttcacagtcttccaatctatgattgagttactgcttgctgtgtgtgggcacttactctttcactaggtcacgaaaaagatgaagggaaaagagagagggatttcggccaggtatagaaagtggggaaggctcagtttttctgaagagagaaatttctgtcagaaaaggttattgaaaacttgtgatttgactgagccatcactttctatttataggcaactactaggcttaggttaggatttatttggcattaaaataatgaaaatattaatttgaaaaacctatttaagtggccggccatggtgtgttattgggcctcacttaattttgcagttttatcaaattttatctctattttctcaaaaacgccaattttccaattctaaccttttaaatgccaaaactaattatttaataactaaaatagattatttaaataatattgtcatttaatttaattattaattagacatataaagtccattaataaataaataaacctagaaactcttttctttacaatttcacccctgcttagtgaaaattcataaaattagacatagtctaactttagaattataattgatcaatcacgaatcaattaatgagtcttacaagcagaatattctcaactagaatggggaccatggatctatatgctgagcttccaataagtgaaccaaatttaccaagtaaatttctacttattaattcttcgttgaatccactcttagaacttagaattgcactctcagacttatatagagcatattgtatgttccacgatatcaatatactatctcatttaaccattgttataatcttattgtgatttaaagatcctctatatagatgatctacatcgagatgggatttctttaccgttctcacccctcaatgtattttgccccttaaaacacttagctacctgtaaatggtgtttagtgatctaatgattagtcagttaaacaagagctcatccatttacttctatttgctaagctcgaagggaatcatcacttgacttctatacaccaaataggttatagattccatatttatgttcagcactcccactcaatcatactatcatgttcccaaaatatacgtatcaccctgacccaaaagtaggcttaactaataaatctaagaacatgaataacactcctgagttgagcctaagcatatcaggatttagattcttttaatcttaagatcaactactgatattgacttggaaagatatgtataacggtaagtttgtaatatcttaacttagttgcaatatcggtccagtccaatgtatactccatacattcgaaactagtatactttactaatgtcctggaaagaacataacacttactccaagtgtaagtacacatcatcgctgattatcacattagtgtaaatccaataacactgatgaaacagggaccaaaacttttgattcatatgatcacaatcacattccactgtgttgacgatactgtaattgtgaataaacatatgacctggatttaactgattttgtgtgtatgtatgtaataaacatattaaaccattagcatgtaaaattcatgcaaacatcaatcacttcaaatttcttatattgatagctaatcagattgtaaagagttttatttagggcataaaacccaacaaactcccacttgcactaatataaaacaaactgtgcaaataggtcaatctgatgtcttgatcttcagatcaagtgtagtatatttgaatccacccaaacttctggaaactagttcataaaaactcttatgaaacatcctttactatatgctttactcatcaagggatactgaaatctttactgtttttaaaagtacatctgaattaacagaagacatatctctcatattttaaaatatgttattgagataatacagtgtagacttttcttcagtgatataactttctggtgttttcgaatagaccaagttatagttcttctctggtagagcttgaattattatacaataattcctccacccccaaagtaagcaccatcttatagaaatcgaaattagatggtgagatacaaggataactgatacacagttccttaatatctgacatatagatcactttcataaatctttcttgaatatcttctaatgttccctatttgattacatctcagatagctcccactcaatagcagatgtctggttaaataatacttttaacctctgattatttagagagttacctagttgtgacttttgtattagtctgaaactttaagttaagactaagtcatcaacatagcagactagtattttgaagtgaaaaatacatgccagagataaagtaatcaaaattgagataccatcaaattttatgaggattaagaattcttggttcaagtcatttgaatggactgaactagagttctttatcttattctcataattctgataagctatacctatccatgtgaatggttagattttcttttcagcagtgttcttaagtacctatcacaattatcaacctaatgaagatgggtatagaattttaaaattctcccactcaattaaggtagtgtgaaactttaacaaagaactttcaaaggtatcatacttttacttacaacagtaaaatcgaaatggaacatacaatcaagatcaagaatttatattgacaatagctgactcattatattacttccatgtttaaacaagatatgtgtttcatagggaattgtggaatggactccacccctaagaatatacatatagggtactatggataacctccacccctaagtatatagag
This window harbors:
- the LOC133032168 gene encoding nuclear/nucleolar GTPase 2-like, whose translation is MNSSSCVHVKHWSVSSIDMIKVNVDSSITSGPFYFGIGRLARHHHRVVLYHCSKQLHDHASLFLAKAIGLKETLSWIKEQDLDQVVVESDCKSIIDALYSSTQLLSHFGLVIFDYYTLISDLNNSDELPCTRIQPDRRWFGNTRVVNQKELEFFREELQSRMSNNYNVILKERKLPLSLLNDHHKQARVHLLDREPFQDAFGPKTKRKRPRLLAADYDSLLKKADGSQDAFEEKHGDDVNVDEGEGDGFRDLVRHNMFEKGQSKRIWGELYKVIDTSDVVVQVLDARDPQGTSVTT
- the LOC115710452 gene encoding small ribosomal subunit protein uS8z/uS8w, with amino-acid sequence MVRISVLNDALKSMYNAEKRGKRQVMIRPSSKVIIKFLIVMQKHGYIGEFEYVDDHRSGKIVVELNGRLNKCGVISPRFDIGVKEIEGWTARLLPSRQFGYIVLTTSAGIMDHEEARRKNVGGKVLGFFY